A stretch of the Clostridiales bacterium genome encodes the following:
- a CDS encoding tyrosine--tRNA ligase, with product MEHILDILKERGFIAQVTFEDELYEQLKNPTVFYVGFDPTADSLHIGHYIPIMAMAHMQRAGHKPIALMGGGTAMIGDPSGKTDMRKMLTTEAIDHNVECIKKQMSRFLDFSDGKAVIVNNGDWLRHLNFIEFMRDIGSQFSVNKMLTADCYKARMATENGLSFLEFTYMLMQSYDFLELFHRFGCRLEMGGNDQWSNMLGGADLVRKKEGEKAFACTFQLLLTHDGRKMGKTEAGALWLDPVKTSPYQFYQYWRNVDDKDVEKCLALLTFLPMDEVRRLGALRDSEINEAKKVLAYEVTKLVHGEEEARKAADASASLFGGGASMENVPTLEVSEAELNEDARVSTMLVRSGLCKSQSDARKQIEQNAVSLDDSKVTDPAAQISVSQLKEDGILLKKGKKGFCRIKLA from the coding sequence ATGGAACACATTCTCGACATTCTGAAAGAGCGCGGCTTTATCGCGCAGGTTACATTTGAGGATGAACTGTACGAGCAGCTGAAGAATCCGACCGTTTTCTATGTCGGCTTTGACCCGACTGCCGACAGCCTCCATATCGGCCATTATATCCCGATTATGGCGATGGCGCATATGCAGCGGGCCGGCCATAAGCCCATCGCCCTGATGGGCGGCGGAACCGCCATGATCGGCGATCCGTCCGGCAAAACCGATATGCGGAAAATGCTGACCACCGAAGCAATCGACCACAACGTTGAATGCATCAAGAAGCAGATGTCCCGCTTCCTTGATTTCAGTGACGGGAAAGCCGTCATCGTAAATAACGGGGACTGGCTGCGCCACCTGAACTTTATTGAGTTTATGCGGGATATCGGCTCCCAGTTCTCCGTCAACAAAATGCTCACCGCAGACTGCTACAAAGCCCGTATGGCAACTGAGAACGGCCTCAGCTTCCTGGAATTCACCTACATGCTGATGCAGAGCTATGACTTCCTCGAACTGTTCCACCGCTTTGGCTGCCGGCTGGAAATGGGCGGCAACGACCAGTGGAGCAACATGCTCGGCGGTGCGGACCTGGTCCGGAAAAAGGAGGGCGAAAAGGCTTTTGCCTGCACCTTCCAGCTGCTCCTGACCCATGACGGCCGGAAAATGGGCAAAACGGAAGCCGGCGCACTCTGGCTGGATCCGGTCAAAACCTCTCCCTATCAGTTCTACCAGTACTGGAGGAACGTGGATGACAAGGACGTGGAAAAGTGCCTTGCCCTGCTGACCTTCCTGCCCATGGATGAAGTGCGCCGCCTGGGTGCTCTCCGGGATTCTGAAATCAACGAGGCCAAGAAGGTCCTGGCCTATGAAGTCACCAAGCTGGTTCATGGTGAAGAAGAAGCCCGGAAAGCCGCGGATGCATCCGCTTCTCTCTTCGGCGGCGGCGCTTCCATGGAGAATGTCCCGACCCTGGAGGTTTCAGAAGCGGAGCTGAACGAGGATGCCCGTGTTTCCACAATGCTGGTCCGTTCCGGCCTCTGCAAGAGCCAGAGCGATGCCCGGAAACAGATCGAGCAGAACGCGGTCTCCCTGGATGACAGCAAGGTGACCGATCCGGCTGCGCAGATTTCCGTCTCGCAGCTGAAAGAGGACGGAATCCTCCTGAAAAAAGGCAAGAAGGGATTCTGCCGCATCAAGCTGGCATGA
- a CDS encoding YigZ family protein — MKDSYITVKSSASDEFTIEKSRFIGYACPCATESEALSFLQSVRDQHHGATHHCYAYIIGENAGIMRYSDDGEPGGTAGLPIVEVMKSSHVVNCCVVVVRYFGGVLLGTGGLVRAYTQGCKTALNAAGIARMELTSRMLCDIPYSCWDSLCHAAGNLPVRIENPEFASSITFTLAVRTRDLASVTDALNRVTGRKIEMIPGEELYVPWEVEKSGPSGD, encoded by the coding sequence ATGAAAGACTCGTATATTACCGTAAAATCATCGGCCTCCGATGAATTCACAATCGAAAAAAGCCGGTTCATCGGCTATGCATGTCCCTGTGCGACAGAAAGCGAAGCCCTGTCCTTCCTGCAGTCCGTCCGCGATCAGCACCACGGGGCAACACACCACTGCTATGCGTATATCATCGGTGAAAACGCCGGGATTATGCGGTACAGTGACGACGGAGAGCCCGGCGGTACCGCCGGGCTCCCGATTGTCGAAGTGATGAAATCTTCGCATGTGGTAAATTGCTGTGTGGTTGTCGTCCGGTATTTCGGCGGTGTCCTGCTGGGGACCGGCGGCCTTGTCCGTGCCTATACGCAGGGCTGTAAAACAGCCCTGAACGCAGCCGGAATCGCCAGGATGGAGCTGACTTCCCGGATGCTCTGCGACATTCCGTATTCCTGCTGGGACTCACTCTGCCACGCTGCCGGGAACCTGCCCGTCCGGATTGAAAATCCCGAGTTTGCCTCCTCCATCACATTTACCCTCGCCGTCCGCACACGGGACCTGGCTTCCGTAACAGATGCCCTGAACCGTGTTACCGGCCGGAAAATCGAAATGATTCCGGGGGAAGAGCTGTACGTTCCATGGGAAGTGGAGAAATCCGGCCCGTCAGGCGATTGA
- the deoD gene encoding purine-nucleoside phosphorylase has translation MNPNIPTPHITAGENDFAKTVLMPGDPMRAKFLAEHYLENAVLVNNVRGVQGYTGTWHGKRVSVMASGMGCPSIGIYSYELFNFYNVDNIIRIGSAGALRPEIKVRDIVIGMSAYTNSGYIKAFGFTGSAAPCCSYDLLRKAMDKAEEMGIRAFAGPVFSSDMFYSDISKEENEVLARQGVLAIEMESAALYLNAARAGKNALCICTISDSLVTGEITSAEERQEGFTKMMELALSIA, from the coding sequence ATGAATCCCAATATCCCGACCCCCCACATCACTGCAGGAGAGAACGATTTTGCAAAAACTGTCCTGATGCCCGGAGACCCGATGCGGGCAAAATTCCTTGCGGAACATTACCTGGAGAATGCGGTACTTGTCAACAATGTCCGCGGAGTCCAGGGATATACCGGAACCTGGCATGGGAAAAGGGTATCCGTGATGGCCAGCGGCATGGGATGCCCGTCCATCGGAATCTATTCCTATGAGCTGTTCAATTTTTACAATGTGGACAATATCATCCGGATCGGCAGTGCAGGTGCGCTTCGCCCTGAAATCAAGGTAAGGGATATTGTAATCGGCATGAGCGCCTACACCAATTCCGGATATATCAAAGCATTCGGTTTTACAGGCAGTGCCGCGCCGTGCTGCAGCTATGATCTGCTCCGCAAAGCGATGGACAAGGCGGAAGAAATGGGAATCCGGGCATTTGCCGGACCTGTTTTCAGCAGTGATATGTTCTATTCGGACATCAGCAAAGAGGAAAATGAAGTACTGGCAAGGCAGGGCGTGCTTGCAATTGAAATGGAAAGCGCGGCGCTCTATCTGAACGCCGCGCGGGCAGGCAAAAACGCGCTCTGTATCTGTACGATTTCCGACAGCCTGGTTACCGGAGAGATTACCAGTGCGGAAGAACGGCAGGAAGGTTTCACCAAAATGATGGAACTGGCCCTTTCAATCGCCTGA
- a CDS encoding TetR/AcrR family transcriptional regulator, producing MKKGDIKKQVILQTAETMFCRNGYETTSVQDILDALHTSKGSFYHHYASKELLLEEICRTRAKNGMEQILSGLTDSMPAAENINRLFSGAMPLNGENLSFLRMLLPVFTLPEGRQVRAGYADALTEMMLPSTVKEIERGNETGEFYCTDPQHSAEMCWLVIHDCWIRICMLIIRNEQAGSETDPAELLSLTEHYRHSVERLLSAPFGSIRLMNLDELIRLTEQIHYSWNRQH from the coding sequence TTGAAAAAAGGGGATATCAAAAAGCAGGTTATCCTGCAGACAGCAGAGACGATGTTCTGCCGGAATGGATACGAAACAACCAGCGTCCAGGATATCCTGGATGCACTGCATACCAGCAAGGGCAGTTTCTACCATCATTATGCCAGCAAGGAACTGCTGCTGGAGGAAATATGCCGGACCCGTGCAAAAAACGGAATGGAACAGATCCTTTCGGGCCTTACGGACAGCATGCCGGCAGCTGAGAACATCAACCGGCTTTTTTCCGGCGCAATGCCCCTGAACGGGGAAAACCTGTCTTTCCTGAGGATGCTTCTTCCGGTTTTCACCCTTCCGGAGGGAAGACAGGTCCGAGCCGGCTATGCGGATGCACTGACGGAAATGATGCTGCCGTCCACAGTGAAGGAGATCGAACGCGGGAATGAAACCGGTGAGTTTTACTGTACAGATCCGCAGCACTCCGCAGAAATGTGCTGGCTGGTGATTCATGACTGCTGGATCCGGATCTGTATGCTCATTATCCGGAATGAACAGGCCGGATCGGAGACGGATCCTGCCGAACTGCTCAGCCTGACCGAGCATTACCGCCATTCTGTGGAAAGACTGCTGTCTGCTCCATTCGGATCCATCCGCCTGATGAATCTGGATGAACTGATCCGCCTGACCGAACAGATTCATTATTCCTGGAATCGTCAACATTAA
- a CDS encoding aminoacetone oxidase family FAD-binding enzyme has product MENIYDLAIIGGGAAGLAACAAASRLGDRVIVLEGASSIGRKILASGNGRCNLMNAGIPRYYGGASFAENVISRCGAAEQTRFWSCIGLALARESDGRVYPCTYQAASVLDVLRREIGSRKAEICLNTRIRLCRKGNDGFFLLEAENGNRIRARRVIVAAGGAAALKPGSAESGYGILKGFGHAIHPLFPALVPVETDRRSISGLSGIRIRCTVTLTDPSGKELHRESGEVLFSDTGVSGICVMQCARFISGEGCCLELDIADRLFPDDTALSEELIRRMKCYADMEAQTMLVGLVPSRISYAVMKQAGVPLHGEKLGEIPGEIIPALIYTMHHYRITVTGTRGMENAQVTAGGAACEEFRPDTLESVLVPGLHAAGEILDVDGDCGGFNLMFAFGSGILAGLNGRKPDF; this is encoded by the coding sequence ATGGAGAATATCTACGATCTGGCCATCATCGGCGGCGGCGCGGCGGGACTGGCGGCTTGCGCAGCGGCGTCCCGGCTGGGTGACCGTGTGATTGTTCTGGAAGGCGCCTCCTCCATCGGCCGGAAAATTCTGGCTTCCGGGAACGGACGGTGCAATCTGATGAATGCGGGCATTCCCCGGTATTATGGGGGCGCTTCCTTTGCGGAAAACGTGATCTCCCGCTGCGGAGCTGCGGAGCAGACCCGTTTCTGGAGTTGTATCGGACTGGCGCTTGCCCGGGAGAGTGACGGCCGTGTTTATCCGTGCACATACCAGGCCGCGTCTGTCCTGGATGTGCTCAGGCGGGAGATCGGAAGCCGGAAAGCAGAGATATGCCTGAATACGCGAATCCGCCTGTGCCGGAAAGGAAACGACGGTTTTTTTCTTCTGGAAGCGGAGAACGGGAACAGAATCCGTGCCCGCAGGGTCATCGTGGCGGCGGGAGGAGCGGCGGCGCTGAAACCCGGCAGTGCGGAAAGCGGTTACGGGATCCTGAAGGGATTCGGTCACGCAATTCATCCTTTATTTCCGGCCCTTGTTCCCGTTGAAACAGACCGCCGGAGTATATCCGGGCTGTCCGGAATCCGGATCCGGTGCACTGTAACCCTGACTGATCCGTCCGGAAAAGAATTGCACCGGGAATCCGGAGAAGTCCTTTTTTCTGACACCGGTGTCAGCGGAATCTGTGTGATGCAGTGCGCAAGGTTTATTTCCGGAGAAGGATGCTGCCTGGAACTGGACATCGCAGACCGGTTGTTCCCGGATGATACCGCCCTGTCGGAAGAGCTGATCCGGCGGATGAAATGCTATGCGGATATGGAAGCACAGACGATGCTGGTCGGGCTGGTCCCTTCCAGGATATCCTATGCGGTGATGAAACAGGCGGGAGTTCCCCTGCACGGTGAAAAACTGGGAGAAATCCCCGGGGAAATCATCCCCGCACTGATTTACACGATGCATCATTACCGGATCACAGTAACCGGCACCCGGGGAATGGAAAATGCCCAGGTGACGGCAGGCGGAGCTGCCTGTGAAGAATTCCGGCCGGATACCCTGGAATCCGTTCTGGTACCCGGCCTGCATGCAGCCGGGGAAATTCTGGATGTGGACGGAGACTGCGGCGGGTTTAATCTGATGTTTGCGTTCGGTTCCGGCATCCTGGCCGGACTGAACGGGCGTAAACCGGATTTCTGA
- a CDS encoding methyltransferase: MDQLIREDETVEDLQLGGLQLLQKKTGFRFGMDSVLLADFAAVRKEDTVADFGTGTGILPLLLIGRDKGQLFRAIEIQEEYCEMASRTMVLNHLEDRVSIICGDAGNADRLLPPCSVDAVICNPPYGIHGASLTSPFPDRATARNQEEDTLCRFFTAAFRILRGKGKFSMVYPAPQMLQAMEMMRRCHLEPKRFQLVYPRENKPANLVLIEGVKDARPTLKPMAPLIIYDNSMHLTNKLKSIYHIQEQNPV, translated from the coding sequence TTGGATCAATTGATTCGTGAAGATGAGACGGTGGAGGATCTGCAGCTGGGCGGACTTCAGCTGCTGCAGAAAAAAACGGGATTCAGGTTTGGAATGGATTCCGTACTGCTTGCTGATTTTGCAGCAGTCCGGAAAGAGGATACAGTGGCGGATTTCGGAACGGGAACAGGAATTCTTCCGCTTCTGCTCATTGGAAGAGATAAAGGGCAGCTTTTCCGGGCGATTGAGATTCAGGAAGAGTATTGCGAAATGGCATCCCGGACGATGGTGCTCAATCACCTGGAAGACAGAGTGTCCATCATCTGCGGGGATGCCGGAAACGCAGACCGGCTGCTTCCTCCCTGCAGTGTCGATGCGGTAATCTGCAATCCGCCCTACGGGATACACGGGGCTTCGCTGACGAGCCCGTTTCCCGATCGGGCGACAGCAAGGAACCAGGAGGAAGATACCCTCTGCCGGTTTTTTACTGCCGCATTCCGGATCCTGCGGGGAAAGGGAAAATTCAGCATGGTGTATCCGGCTCCGCAGATGCTGCAGGCGATGGAAATGATGCGCCGGTGCCATCTGGAGCCCAAACGCTTCCAGCTGGTGTATCCCCGGGAAAACAAGCCCGCGAACCTGGTGCTGATTGAAGGAGTAAAGGATGCACGGCCAACCCTGAAGCCCATGGCTCCGCTGATAATTTACGACAACAGCATGCACTTGACAAACAAACTCAAGTCTATTTATCATATACAGGAACAGAATCCGGTCTGA
- the glgA gene encoding glycogen synthase GlgA encodes MKILFTASESVPFVKTGGLADVVGALAPVLAAQGHDVRVIIPDFSAIPQEYTEKMVHVCDFEVQLGWRRQYCGIEKIEMDGVTWYFMDNKFYFGRPYIYGMGGDEYERFGFFCRGVLNMLPLIDFQPDVIHAHDWQSGMVPALLKIQYAHLPFYGKIKTVFTIHNLQYQGIFGIREVQDILGLGDSLWTDDKLECFGCANFLKAALVYSDAITTVSPSYSEEIQTAYYGERLDGLLRARKGDLHGVLNGIDMADYDPAKDQRIASVYSMDDLTGKAACKKALQEELGLDVRPDVPIIGMVGRLSNQKGLDLVDYVIADIMRQDIQLVVLGMGEGRYFNLFSWAEGEYKGRVAARFTMDHALAHKIYAGADMFLMPSQFEPCGLSQMIAMRYGTVPIVRETGGLRDTVLSYNEFSGEGNGFTFFNYNAHDMLHTIERAVDYYLHHQDIWKIIQRRGMEGDYSWTHSAGEYMKIYQDLFAEKKPEEPPRVPEKNPVVMEDL; translated from the coding sequence GTGAAAATCCTGTTTACTGCCAGTGAGTCTGTACCGTTTGTCAAAACCGGCGGTCTGGCTGACGTGGTCGGTGCACTGGCTCCCGTGCTCGCTGCGCAGGGGCATGATGTCCGTGTAATCATTCCGGATTTCAGTGCAATTCCGCAGGAGTACACGGAAAAAATGGTTCACGTATGCGACTTCGAGGTTCAGCTGGGCTGGCGCCGTCAGTACTGCGGAATCGAAAAGATCGAAATGGACGGAGTTACCTGGTACTTCATGGATAACAAGTTCTATTTCGGAAGACCGTACATCTACGGAATGGGCGGCGATGAATATGAACGGTTCGGCTTCTTCTGCCGCGGCGTCCTGAATATGCTGCCGCTGATTGATTTCCAGCCGGATGTGATCCATGCCCATGACTGGCAGAGCGGCATGGTGCCCGCGCTCCTGAAGATCCAGTATGCCCACCTGCCGTTCTACGGGAAAATCAAAACGGTCTTTACCATCCATAACCTCCAGTATCAGGGCATCTTCGGAATCCGTGAAGTCCAGGATATCCTGGGGCTCGGTGACAGCCTCTGGACGGATGACAAACTGGAATGCTTCGGATGTGCCAACTTCCTGAAGGCGGCGCTGGTCTACAGCGATGCGATTACGACCGTCAGTCCGTCCTATTCCGAAGAAATCCAGACTGCGTATTACGGGGAGCGGCTGGACGGCCTCCTCCGGGCACGGAAAGGCGACCTGCACGGTGTCCTGAACGGAATTGACATGGCGGATTATGACCCGGCGAAAGATCAGAGAATCGCGTCTGTCTATTCCATGGATGACCTGACCGGAAAAGCAGCATGCAAGAAAGCCCTCCAGGAGGAACTGGGCCTCGATGTGCGTCCGGATGTCCCGATTATCGGAATGGTCGGGCGATTGAGCAACCAGAAGGGCCTGGACCTGGTGGACTATGTGATTGCCGATATTATGCGGCAGGATATCCAGCTGGTGGTCCTGGGAATGGGTGAAGGCCGGTATTTCAACCTGTTCAGCTGGGCAGAAGGAGAATACAAGGGCAGGGTAGCCGCCCGGTTTACGATGGATCACGCGCTGGCCCATAAGATTTATGCCGGCGCGGACATGTTCCTGATGCCCAGCCAGTTTGAACCATGCGGTCTGAGCCAGATGATTGCGATGCGGTACGGTACGGTTCCGATCGTTCGGGAAACCGGCGGACTGCGGGACACCGTGCTGAGCTACAATGAGTTCTCCGGTGAAGGAAACGGATTCACATTCTTCAACTATAACGCGCATGATATGCTGCATACGATTGAGCGCGCAGTGGATTATTACCTGCATCATCAGGATATCTGGAAGATTATCCAGAGGCGCGGAATGGAAGGGGACTACAGCTGGACTCATTCCGCCGGTGAATATATGAAGATTTACCAGGATCTGTTTGCAGAGAAAAAGCCGGAAGAACCGCCCCGGGTTCCTGAAAAGAATCCGGTGGTGATGGAAGACCTGTAA
- the glgD gene encoding glucose-1-phosphate adenylyltransferase subunit GlgD, with amino-acid sequence MKDIMGIIYTGENDARLRELTITRAIAAMPVAGRFRVIDFLVSSMVNGGMKNIGVIMQKNYHSLMDHLGSGKEWDLHGKHEGLHILPPFLTRENVGLYPGILDALRSNNSYLTRSKQETLVLSNSNILYNARLDELISFYRETGADITLMYTKDPTMIRDEYGTYIKVEENGDVTDMEVQPTHPAYGNCYMQVFVMKRELLLDLVDKAVAHGLHSMDKDIFLRLIQSRSAKINAYEYKGKCWHIDSVQSYFRFNMEILDPKMRKGLFRDELPVYTKVRDEMPAYYGDNSTELNSLVADGCQIEGKVENSVLFRGVKIAPNAHVKNCIIMQDGQVQEGAYIENCILDKEAIIRQNARLIGPEAYPIVIGKNVVI; translated from the coding sequence ATGAAAGATATAATGGGAATTATCTATACCGGTGAAAATGACGCCAGACTCCGGGAACTGACGATTACCCGGGCAATCGCCGCCATGCCGGTCGCGGGCAGATTCCGCGTGATTGACTTCCTGGTTTCCAGCATGGTGAACGGCGGAATGAAAAACATCGGCGTGATCATGCAGAAAAATTATCACAGCCTGATGGACCATCTCGGATCCGGCAAGGAATGGGATCTGCACGGCAAACATGAGGGCCTTCATATTCTGCCGCCGTTCCTGACGCGTGAGAATGTCGGACTGTATCCGGGCATCCTGGATGCTCTCCGATCCAACAACAGCTATCTGACCCGCAGCAAGCAGGAAACCCTGGTGCTGAGCAACAGCAACATCCTGTACAATGCCCGCCTGGATGAACTGATCAGTTTTTACCGGGAAACAGGTGCGGATATCACCCTGATGTACACCAAGGATCCCACCATGATCCGGGATGAGTACGGCACGTATATCAAGGTTGAGGAGAACGGCGACGTAACCGATATGGAGGTTCAGCCGACCCATCCTGCATACGGGAACTGCTATATGCAGGTGTTTGTGATGAAACGCGAACTGCTGCTGGACCTGGTGGACAAAGCAGTCGCACACGGCCTGCATTCCATGGATAAGGATATTTTCCTCCGCCTGATCCAGAGCCGCAGCGCGAAGATCAATGCTTATGAATACAAGGGGAAATGCTGGCATATCGATTCTGTCCAGAGCTATTTCCGGTTCAACATGGAGATCCTGGATCCGAAAATGCGGAAGGGACTGTTCCGGGACGAGCTTCCGGTTTATACAAAAGTCCGCGATGAAATGCCGGCTTACTACGGTGACAATTCGACCGAGCTGAATTCCCTGGTGGCAGACGGCTGCCAGATTGAAGGAAAAGTGGAAAACAGCGTGCTTTTCCGCGGCGTCAAGATCGCTCCAAATGCCCACGTCAAAAACTGTATCATCATGCAGGATGGCCAGGTGCAGGAGGGAGCCTATATTGAAAACTGCATCCTGGACAAGGAAGCGATTATCCGGCAGAATGCCCGCCTGATCGGACCGGAAGCATATCCGATTGTAATCGGCAAGAATGTTGTGATTTAA
- a CDS encoding glucose-1-phosphate adenylyltransferase gives MLRKKTCVAMLLAGGQGSRLGILTKNVAKPAIPYGGKYRIIDFPLSNCTNSGIDTVGVLTQYQPLELNAYIGSGAPWDLDISNGGVFVLPPYQKGKSGEWYRGTANAIYQNIAFIQQYNPDYVLILSGDHIYKMDYNAMLNYHISHGADATIAVRPVAWEEAPRFGIMNTDENDRIIEFEEKPKKPKSNKASMGVYIFTWEKLYKYLTDDEADKGSSNDFGKNIIPNMLNDNQVMMAYNFTGYWKDVGTIESLWEANMDLLENPMPMDMHDKKWRIYAKNPGMPPHYIAKGATVTDTLITEGGEVYGNVHHSILFAGVVVEEGAYVESSVIMPGSVIKRGAVIRRTIVAENAVIGAGAIVGEEEGNIAVIGQGISIPAGATVPAGQQVDESYSF, from the coding sequence GTGTTAAGAAAAAAGACTTGTGTTGCAATGCTTCTCGCTGGCGGCCAGGGAAGCCGGCTTGGTATTCTGACCAAGAATGTGGCAAAACCGGCAATTCCGTATGGCGGGAAGTACAGAATAATCGACTTTCCGCTGAGTAACTGTACCAACAGCGGCATTGATACGGTTGGCGTGCTGACTCAGTACCAGCCCCTGGAACTGAATGCCTATATCGGAAGCGGCGCCCCGTGGGACCTGGATATTTCCAACGGCGGCGTTTTCGTGCTTCCCCCGTACCAGAAGGGGAAAAGCGGGGAGTGGTACCGCGGCACAGCAAATGCAATTTACCAGAATATTGCATTTATCCAACAGTACAATCCGGATTATGTGCTGATCCTGAGCGGCGACCATATCTACAAGATGGATTACAATGCCATGCTGAATTACCACATCAGCCATGGTGCGGACGCGACGATCGCGGTCCGTCCGGTCGCCTGGGAGGAAGCTCCCCGTTTCGGCATCATGAATACCGATGAAAATGACCGGATCATCGAATTTGAGGAAAAACCGAAAAAACCGAAGAGCAACAAAGCTTCCATGGGTGTCTATATCTTCACATGGGAGAAACTGTACAAATACTTGACAGATGATGAAGCGGACAAGGGAAGCTCCAATGACTTCGGTAAAAACATCATCCCGAACATGCTTAATGACAACCAGGTGATGATGGCCTATAACTTTACCGGGTACTGGAAAGACGTGGGAACCATTGAAAGCCTCTGGGAGGCCAATATGGACCTGCTTGAGAATCCGATGCCGATGGATATGCATGACAAGAAATGGCGGATATATGCCAAGAACCCGGGAATGCCGCCCCACTATATCGCCAAGGGCGCGACTGTCACCGATACGCTGATCACCGAAGGCGGCGAGGTGTACGGGAATGTCCATCATTCCATTCTGTTTGCCGGTGTTGTGGTGGAAGAAGGCGCGTATGTTGAATCCAGCGTGATTATGCCCGGCAGTGTCATCAAGCGGGGCGCTGTCATCCGCAGGACCATTGTTGCTGAAAATGCCGTAATCGGCGCCGGTGCAATCGTCGGGGAAGAAGAAGGGAATATTGCGGTGATCGGACAGGGTATTTCGATTCCCGCGGGAGCAACCGTTCCGGCCGGACAACAGGTGGACGAGTCGTATTCTTTCTGA
- a CDS encoding RNA polymerase sigma factor, with amino-acid sequence MFVSLLSMEEGSGLRPADGNGSPASGLSFEQLYDLYATDVLRVSYYYLGDRQRAEDVTQDVFVRFLTSRPPLVEGREKAWLLKVALNRCRDLWRGAWMKRVVLGHPAFELFPADDEIGRLAENTALAEAVNRLPAIFKEVVLLHYYQGYGVSEISMMLDISEGTVSSRLSRARTRLANDLKGDGADEQN; translated from the coding sequence TTGTTTGTTTCGTTACTATCAATGGAAGAGGGTTCCGGCCTCCGGCCGGCAGACGGAAACGGTTCTCCCGCTTCCGGGCTCTCTTTTGAACAGCTATACGATCTGTACGCTACCGACGTTCTCCGTGTATCGTATTATTATCTCGGAGACCGTCAGCGCGCGGAGGATGTTACGCAGGATGTATTCGTCCGGTTCCTCACTTCCCGTCCTCCCCTGGTGGAGGGACGGGAAAAGGCGTGGCTCCTGAAAGTTGCGCTCAACCGGTGCCGGGATCTCTGGCGCGGTGCATGGATGAAACGAGTCGTCCTGGGGCATCCGGCTTTCGAGCTGTTTCCGGCAGATGATGAAATTGGCCGCCTGGCGGAGAATACTGCCCTGGCGGAAGCGGTCAACCGGCTGCCTGCGATTTTCAAGGAGGTTGTCCTGCTGCACTATTATCAGGGATACGGAGTATCCGAAATTTCCATGATGCTCGATATTTCAGAAGGCACGGTATCCTCCCGGCTCAGCCGGGCCCGGACGCGCCTGGCAAATGATTTGAAAGGAGATGGAGCAGATGAGCAGAATTGA
- the sigH gene encoding RNA polymerase sporulation sigma factor SigH: MGFLSARYQQMNDEQVVEMCHQGDSEAEEYLLNKYKNFVRAKARSYFLIGADHEDIVQEGMIGLYKAIRDFKPEKLSSFRAFAELCITRQIITAIKTATRQKHIPLNSYVSLNKPLYDEESDRTLLDVIMEGRISDPEELIINRENLGNIHNKISEVLSGLEQEVLQAYLDGKSYQEIADALGRHVKSIDNALQRVKRKLEKYLEEKWV, encoded by the coding sequence ATGGGATTCCTGAGCGCCCGCTATCAGCAGATGAATGATGAACAGGTGGTTGAAATGTGCCACCAGGGTGATTCTGAAGCCGAGGAATACCTGCTGAACAAGTACAAGAATTTTGTCCGGGCCAAAGCGAGGAGTTATTTTCTGATCGGCGCGGACCATGAGGATATTGTGCAGGAAGGAATGATTGGGCTCTATAAGGCGATCCGAGATTTCAAACCGGAAAAGCTCAGCTCATTCCGGGCATTTGCGGAGCTTTGCATTACCCGCCAGATTATTACCGCCATCAAGACGGCAACCCGGCAGAAGCATATTCCGCTGAACAGTTATGTATCGCTGAATAAGCCCCTGTATGATGAGGAAAGCGACCGTACTTTGCTGGATGTGATTATGGAAGGACGGATATCCGATCCGGAAGAGCTGATTATCAACCGGGAAAACCTGGGAAATATCCACAACAAGATCAGCGAGGTGCTCTCCGGGCTGGAACAGGAAGTCCTGCAGGCCTATCTGGACGGAAAAAGTTACCAGGAAATAGCAGACGCGCTGGGACGCCATGTCAAATCCATTGACAATGCGTTACAGCGCGTAAAGAGAAAGCTTGAAAAGTATCTGGAAGAAAAGTGGGTATAA